Proteins from one Paenibacillus sp. J23TS9 genomic window:
- a CDS encoding DinB family protein, producing the protein MYCTVEDFIAEWKNEAALTQNILDGLTDESLSQQVYPEGRTLGRIAWHFVTNIPDYLSEFGLTVAKVPNLNEVPSAKVIADTFRTVSIEVEKALHEQWTDCILKQIQKAFGRMESNATIFMGLIKHIVHHRGQVTVLMRQAGLPIPAVYGPSKEGWARLGILPPF; encoded by the coding sequence ATGTATTGCACAGTCGAAGATTTTATAGCCGAATGGAAGAATGAAGCCGCACTAACTCAGAACATACTGGACGGTTTGACCGATGAATCGCTCTCGCAGCAGGTTTATCCCGAAGGACGCACGTTGGGAAGGATCGCCTGGCACTTCGTTACAAACATTCCGGACTATTTATCAGAATTTGGATTAACGGTAGCGAAAGTCCCAAATTTAAACGAAGTGCCATCTGCAAAGGTGATCGCCGATACTTTTCGTACGGTAAGCATAGAGGTAGAGAAGGCACTACACGAGCAATGGACGGACTGTATATTGAAGCAAATCCAAAAAGCTTTTGGAAGAATGGAGTCCAACGCCACGATATTCATGGGATTGATCAAGCACATCGTACATCATCGGGGCCAAGTTACGGTGTTGATGCGCCAAGCAGGGTTGCCTATACCTGCGGTATATGGTCCTTCGAAGGAAGGGTGGGCCCGGCTGGGGATATTGCCTCCGTTTTGA
- a CDS encoding alpha/beta fold hydrolase, with protein sequence MLNIGYDSSATRKSFHSGNLCLSYLDYGGDSKRVLVMLHGYMASARSFSELAVRFKDWRVISMDQRGHGWSEHPPGKEYAREDYVEDILNLVQSELGGQPVTILGHSLGGLNAYQFAARYPELVKAVIVEDIGAEIDADFSFADKLPFRSASLKELRQSLADIGLRAIDYFAESVFEDELGWGFRTDLKGLQVSVPKSNGVWWEDWLGSSCPILLIHGGKSFILGTEQARRMGARRLNTKLTVFEQCGHGVHSEDLNGYYQAVNEFVMELN encoded by the coding sequence ATGTTGAATATCGGTTATGATAGCTCGGCAACAAGGAAATCCTTTCACTCGGGAAACCTTTGTCTTTCTTACCTTGATTATGGTGGAGATAGCAAACGAGTGCTCGTTATGTTGCATGGGTATATGGCTAGTGCAAGATCATTCTCAGAGCTGGCTGTGCGTTTCAAAGATTGGCGGGTTATTTCCATGGATCAACGCGGACACGGTTGGAGCGAACATCCACCCGGGAAGGAATACGCAAGGGAAGATTACGTGGAGGATATTCTCAATCTGGTTCAGTCGGAGCTTGGGGGACAGCCGGTTACGATCCTGGGGCATTCCTTGGGAGGATTGAATGCGTATCAATTTGCGGCCCGTTATCCAGAGCTGGTGAAGGCCGTTATTGTAGAGGACATCGGTGCGGAGATTGACGCCGATTTCTCCTTTGCCGACAAGCTTCCTTTTCGATCGGCTTCTTTAAAGGAACTGAGACAATCGCTTGCAGACATAGGGCTCCGTGCCATCGATTATTTTGCCGAAAGCGTATTTGAGGATGAACTCGGTTGGGGATTCCGAACGGATCTGAAGGGACTGCAAGTATCCGTTCCAAAGTCCAATGGGGTCTGGTGGGAGGACTGGTTAGGGTCGAGTTGCCCGATCCTGCTGATTCATGGTGGGAAGAGCTTCATTCTTGGTACCGAACAAGCGAGACGGATGGGAGCGAGGAGGCTTAACACCAAGCTGACTGTGTTCGAACAATGCGGTCACGGTGTCCACTCCGAGGATTTAAACGGTTATTATCAGGCGGTAAACGAGTTTGTAATGGAACTGAATTAA
- a CDS encoding YbfB/YjiJ family MFS transporter has protein sequence MGTKSAFSWITLWASLLFVVILGFSRLSYGMFLPGIQREIGGSYGQLGILGTVNFIGYLVGTLCLPPLISRFPEHKPVINRLSCFLLGLTMIGSSFSQYFIQLGLWRFAIGLFSAIATVLVLSIALDAVRPTERGVASGLIWLGGSAGILVTGLFAPLTIDPSHLEGWRYAWAAMGVFGVLAAFGFEFVTVKQGSTKTPSPAESVLRDQEHVNVYRLLLSPRKLLFLIGSYFFFGWGYIIYFTFLIPYLVGKGIPSLYAGLIWSAIGLAGLFNGWIGGKAIDRWPSGYTLASGLTLGTIGAIGVITNNLFVTALGAVVIGLVSFITPPLMTTALLRKHVPDRAYAKCLSLATAFFASGQIIGPIVGGVGGERFGLQFGVASSAIFMAIAATLAGLYGLQQRKQEVRHFPL, from the coding sequence ATGGGCACGAAATCGGCATTCAGCTGGATCACTCTGTGGGCATCACTTTTGTTTGTCGTCATTCTCGGTTTTTCTCGGCTTTCTTATGGCATGTTCTTGCCCGGGATACAAAGAGAGATCGGGGGGAGCTACGGTCAATTGGGCATATTGGGCACAGTGAACTTTATCGGGTATTTGGTAGGCACACTGTGTCTTCCTCCTTTGATCTCGAGGTTTCCGGAACATAAGCCTGTCATCAATCGATTGTCGTGTTTCTTGCTTGGACTGACTATGATCGGCTCGTCATTTAGCCAATATTTCATCCAGCTCGGGTTATGGCGGTTCGCAATCGGCTTGTTCTCGGCTATCGCGACGGTGTTAGTTCTGTCGATTGCACTGGATGCTGTTCGGCCGACGGAACGAGGAGTGGCATCCGGTCTGATCTGGTTGGGTGGCTCCGCCGGTATTCTAGTAACGGGATTATTCGCGCCCCTCACCATCGATCCTTCTCACTTGGAGGGGTGGCGGTATGCCTGGGCGGCCATGGGTGTGTTCGGCGTCCTTGCGGCATTTGGTTTTGAGTTCGTCACTGTAAAGCAGGGATCAACAAAAACACCCTCGCCGGCGGAATCAGTTTTACGAGACCAAGAACACGTGAATGTGTACCGTCTCTTGTTGAGCCCGAGGAAGCTCTTATTCTTAATCGGCTCTTATTTCTTCTTCGGGTGGGGATACATTATCTATTTCACGTTTTTGATTCCCTATCTGGTAGGCAAAGGCATTCCGTCTCTATATGCCGGGTTGATTTGGTCCGCTATTGGGCTTGCGGGGCTATTTAATGGATGGATTGGGGGCAAGGCAATCGATCGTTGGCCCAGCGGGTATACGCTTGCGTCCGGTTTAACTTTGGGGACGATTGGGGCAATTGGCGTAATCACCAATAATCTGTTTGTTACTGCTTTGGGTGCAGTTGTCATTGGGCTGGTCTCCTTTATTACCCCGCCGTTGATGACGACTGCACTTCTTCGGAAACATGTCCCTGATCGCGCCTATGCGAAATGCCTCAGCTTAGCCACAGCCTTTTTTGCCTCGGGGCAGATTATCGGCCCAATCGTTGGGGGCGTGGGGGGGGAACGGTTCGGTTTGCAATTCGGTGTCGCGTCCAGTGCGATCTTTATGGCGATAGCTGCCACGTTGGCTGGGTTATATGGACTACAACAACGAAAGCAAGAGGTCCGTCATTTCCCTCTTTGA
- a CDS encoding LysR family transcriptional regulator: MDLQALKTFEACVRLGHFQKAAEELQYAPSTVTLQIQRLEADLGVSLFVRDGKRVIVSEAGRWLHQEALILLNSIGSMRQTVSDIAAGDGGTVRFAAIEPIASQRLATVVADFCTGHPKVKLTMEVSGSKSIAERVRAGELDFGICSVPSAAFLLEFEPLIEEELGVMMRADHPLANQNDIAASDLTGLTVFVKEPTCIYRELWERTVRETSKHPFSCIEVGSFFVIQQMVKEAFSVGIVPIYGGLELGGSLVIRPFADMNPIVALGIVYKNKGFLGKASLLLMDAIRAVH, encoded by the coding sequence ATGGATCTTCAAGCTTTAAAAACCTTTGAAGCCTGCGTGCGTCTTGGTCATTTTCAGAAAGCTGCCGAGGAACTCCAATACGCTCCCTCAACGGTAACCCTTCAAATTCAGCGACTTGAAGCCGATCTGGGCGTCTCTTTATTCGTGCGCGACGGCAAACGAGTGATCGTGTCCGAAGCCGGCCGGTGGCTCCACCAAGAGGCTTTAATTCTGCTGAACTCGATCGGATCCATGAGGCAGACCGTTTCCGATATCGCGGCGGGGGACGGCGGAACTGTTCGCTTCGCAGCTATTGAGCCCATCGCGAGCCAGAGACTTGCAACCGTCGTAGCTGACTTTTGTACGGGGCACCCCAAAGTGAAGCTGACCATGGAAGTGAGCGGAAGCAAGTCGATCGCGGAGAGGGTCCGAGCTGGTGAATTGGATTTCGGCATATGCTCCGTCCCATCGGCTGCTTTTCTGTTAGAGTTTGAACCACTGATTGAGGAAGAATTAGGAGTGATGATGAGAGCGGATCACCCGTTAGCCAACCAAAATGACATCGCGGCGAGCGACCTCACGGGGCTAACCGTTTTTGTCAAAGAACCTACTTGTATCTATCGGGAGCTTTGGGAAAGGACAGTCCGTGAGACTAGCAAACATCCTTTCTCTTGCATTGAGGTTGGAAGCTTCTTTGTGATTCAACAAATGGTCAAAGAAGCATTCAGTGTAGGTATTGTTCCGATTTACGGTGGTCTGGAACTGGGAGGATCCCTGGTCATCAGACCTTTCGCCGATATGAATCCCATAGTCGCCTTGGGAATCGTTTATAAAAATAAAGGCTTCTTGGGCAAGGCATCGTTATTATTAATGGACGCAATCAGAGCAGTCCATTAA
- a CDS encoding MerR family transcriptional regulator — translation MEQYIKIKELSELTGVSVRTLQYYDEINLLTPAYINEYGHRFYDSNSFSKIFVIISLKNMGMSLNNINQYINNNDYDIRLFIKEEKRRIETAITDLQLRLMRLSILDEQISEKQDITLYILPFFSQITNDTEISKLQIEKLAQEKDTNFIFNIKGWNEFIKDLNFCLEHKLSSKDKKTIKCIQYWKENILKANQVSDDTIKFAEEFYQKKPTNTFGITEDNYKYLVGLINEYDKNQ, via the coding sequence ATGGAACAATATATAAAAATAAAAGAGCTTTCTGAATTGACCGGTGTAAGTGTACGAACATTGCAATACTATGATGAAATAAACCTTCTCACCCCAGCATATATCAATGAGTATGGTCATCGATTTTATGATTCAAATTCTTTTTCGAAAATTTTCGTGATCATTTCACTTAAAAATATGGGGATGAGTTTAAATAACATTAATCAATATATAAATAATAATGATTATGATATTCGGCTTTTTATTAAAGAAGAAAAACGCAGGATTGAGACAGCAATTACAGATTTACAATTACGTTTAATGCGATTGTCCATTCTTGATGAGCAAATTAGCGAAAAACAGGATATAACCCTTTATATTCTTCCATTTTTTTCGCAAATAACAAATGATACTGAAATTTCAAAATTACAGATTGAAAAATTGGCACAGGAAAAAGATACAAATTTTATCTTCAATATAAAAGGTTGGAACGAATTTATAAAGGACTTGAATTTTTGCTTAGAGCATAAATTGTCTTCAAAAGACAAGAAAACTATTAAATGTATTCAATATTGGAAGGAGAACATTCTTAAGGCAAATCAAGTATCCGATGATACGATAAAATTTGCAGAAGAATTTTATCAAAAAAAACCCACAAATACTTTTGGAATTACAGAGGATAATTATAAATATTTAGTCGGATTGATTAATGAATATGATAAAAATCAATAA
- a CDS encoding Hsp33 family molecular chaperone HslO, whose amino-acid sequence MNNIIRMLSANKDFRMVIADTHQISEKALSEFTGTHCIRKFLEQIITNCTLLSAINDFNEKISFSFRLSQGVSIFCQITDSKFSIEYNDKLNEFDGTVADLFDTKSVVSITTGNWETGLHTGTVEAYMDSVVMLFSHFTVQSEQLPSHFIMAGDNSSRGLLMQPLPFADEKLISKSDDELVYLSKELEQVNWDNVENMYSHLANVISENKIE is encoded by the coding sequence ATGAATAATATTATAAGAATGCTTTCAGCAAACAAAGACTTTAGAATGGTTATTGCTGATACACATCAAATTTCAGAAAAAGCATTAAGTGAATTTACAGGAACTCATTGTATACGCAAGTTTTTGGAGCAGATCATTACAAATTGTACGCTATTATCTGCCATAAATGATTTTAATGAAAAAATAAGTTTTTCTTTTCGTCTTTCTCAAGGAGTCTCTATTTTTTGTCAAATCACAGATTCAAAATTTAGTATTGAGTATAATGATAAACTTAATGAATTTGATGGAACTGTGGCTGATTTATTTGACACTAAATCTGTAGTGTCAATAACAACAGGGAATTGGGAAACAGGGTTACACACAGGGACAGTTGAGGCGTATATGGATAGTGTCGTTATGCTATTTTCTCATTTTACAGTACAGAGCGAGCAGCTTCCAAGTCATTTTATAATGGCAGGGGATAATTCTTCAAGGGGTCTTTTGATGCAACCCTTACCATTTGCTGATGAAAAATTAATCTCTAAAAGTGATGATGAATTGGTGTATCTATCAAAGGAGCTAGAACAAGTGAATTGGGATAATGTTGAAAACATGTATAGTCATTTGGCAAATGTAATATCAGAAAACAAGATAGAATAG
- a CDS encoding MerR family transcriptional regulator → MKYCSIGEVSAKFNIPESTVRYYEKKGLLPLIERDEAGRRLFSENQITLLEIVIYLKKTHMPISGIKQYVDWVVEGDNTTVLRLEMLKNHKQAVLAEITGMTEALQEIDVKITRYTKRIQERKEENKIKN, encoded by the coding sequence ATGAAGTATTGTTCAATTGGCGAAGTTTCAGCTAAATTCAATATTCCAGAATCAACGGTACGCTATTATGAAAAAAAAGGACTACTCCCACTCATCGAGCGTGATGAAGCTGGGAGGCGATTATTTTCAGAAAATCAAATTACGCTCCTTGAAATCGTTATTTATTTAAAAAAAACGCACATGCCAATTAGTGGTATCAAGCAATATGTTGATTGGGTAGTAGAGGGAGATAACACCACTGTACTCCGACTTGAAATGCTGAAGAATCACAAGCAAGCTGTTCTAGCTGAAATTACGGGAATGACAGAAGCCTTACAAGAAATTGACGTAAAAATTACTCGTTATACAAAACGCATTCAGGAAAGAAAAGAAGAAAATAAGATAAAAAACTAA
- a CDS encoding SDR family oxidoreductase: MKLSGNTILITGGSSGIGLAFAERFIKAGNKVIVSGRRENILQDAKEKFPSLITRVSDLDIESERAALFDWVTVNYPEVNVLVNNAGIQQRFNVLKEDAKNNWNYFSKEITTNIEAPFHLSMLFAPFFAAKEEATIINVTSGLAFTPFAIAPIYSASKAALHSFTMSLRHQLSETSVEVIEVAPPAVNTNLGGAGLHIQGEPLDAFTDGIFKGLEEGQKEIGYGSSVNRLRMSRDEVDEYAENMYKATKNAIE, from the coding sequence ATGAAACTTTCAGGAAACACAATCCTTATTACCGGCGGAAGTTCTGGAATAGGATTAGCTTTTGCAGAGCGCTTTATAAAAGCTGGAAATAAAGTGATTGTTAGTGGACGACGTGAAAATATACTTCAAGATGCGAAAGAAAAATTCCCTAGCCTGATTACTCGTGTAAGTGATTTGGATATTGAATCCGAGCGTGCAGCATTGTTTGATTGGGTAACAGTGAACTATCCAGAAGTGAATGTGTTAGTTAACAATGCAGGTATCCAACAACGCTTTAATGTGTTAAAAGAGGACGCGAAGAACAATTGGAATTATTTCAGTAAAGAAATCACAACCAACATTGAAGCACCTTTCCATCTCTCTATGCTGTTCGCTCCATTTTTTGCAGCAAAAGAAGAGGCGACTATCATTAACGTGACATCTGGGTTAGCTTTTACACCGTTTGCGATTGCTCCGATTTATTCAGCATCTAAAGCGGCGCTTCATTCATTTACAATGAGTCTAAGACACCAACTTTCTGAAACGTCTGTAGAAGTAATTGAAGTTGCTCCTCCGGCAGTGAATACAAATTTAGGTGGAGCGGGATTGCATATCCAGGGAGAGCCATTAGATGCCTTCACAGATGGAATTTTCAAAGGATTAGAAGAAGGTCAAAAGGAAATTGGATATGGTTCTTCTGTGAATCGCTTACGCATGTCACGAGATGAAGTCGACGAATACGCGGAAAATATGTATAAGGCCACGAAAAACGCAATTGAATAA
- a CDS encoding 5'-nucleotidase C-terminal domain-containing protein: MSWKKVLGKSTIRVAATALLLSQLFGAVGSVSAAGKDVEVHLIGINDLHGQLDTTTMVSDKKAGTAPILATYLKEAQAKYENSLLFHNGDSVGASAPVSSLDRDEPTMEWMNMMGFDVGSLGNHEFDQGIAALKAQIFGGLDPKEGKVTHAGAKLDYVNANVIETSTGKPLIKPYVIKAVGGVKIGFIGLVTKATPSKVSPSGTAGVRFLSAEEEVEAVNKYAKELQNQGVETIIVLAHDPATTKEGVTTGEAADLAKALPANSPVDVIVAGDNHALANGEVNGKLIVQAYSYGTAFEDIKLMIDPATGDVTEKSAAVTTTLQEGVKEDPESLAIIKKSLDKHPELTKPVGTTDGSVTRTDAYNNEAPLGNLIADAMRQADFGDKASAADFAFMNPGGIRADLPQGDVTFADLAKIQPFGNTLVKLELTGGQIQTLLEQQWGTNADGTPNTKTLQISGLKYTADFNKPVAERVTSLSLEDGTPIDPGKTYTAVVNNFMAAGGDNYTVLVDAKSSLAGPIDLDVFYQYIVDTFKGGAIQAKTEGRITNLAASTEQTETPVTTEFISRAEFVSALVDMLKLNEVATAPAFKDIAADAAYADSIAEAAHAGFIQGYGGNFNPDRDITREEAATILAKLLNDKASDKNAATIIAGFGDGKIVSAYAVKSMAKLIDKGILSAAEKNLLQPKQGLSKDAAKALIQKAVAAKAS; this comes from the coding sequence ATGTCATGGAAAAAAGTTCTGGGTAAAAGCACCATTCGTGTGGCTGCTACTGCACTATTGCTATCCCAACTATTTGGCGCAGTAGGTTCTGTCTCTGCTGCAGGCAAAGATGTCGAGGTACACTTAATCGGAATCAATGACCTGCACGGTCAGTTAGATACGACAACGATGGTTAGTGATAAAAAGGCAGGGACTGCTCCAATTCTAGCTACATATCTAAAAGAGGCTCAAGCAAAATACGAAAACTCCCTACTCTTCCATAATGGAGACTCCGTTGGCGCATCTGCTCCAGTTTCATCTCTGGATCGTGATGAGCCTACGATGGAATGGATGAATATGATGGGCTTTGATGTTGGTTCTTTAGGCAATCATGAATTCGACCAAGGTATCGCTGCATTAAAAGCACAAATCTTTGGTGGCCTTGATCCTAAAGAAGGCAAGGTAACTCATGCTGGTGCAAAACTTGATTATGTTAATGCAAACGTCATTGAAACCTCCACTGGCAAACCATTGATTAAGCCATATGTAATTAAAGCAGTGGGCGGAGTCAAAATCGGATTTATCGGATTAGTGACGAAAGCTACACCTTCTAAAGTATCTCCATCTGGTACAGCAGGCGTGCGTTTCTTAAGTGCAGAAGAAGAAGTTGAAGCCGTTAATAAATATGCAAAAGAATTGCAAAATCAAGGTGTAGAAACGATCATCGTCCTGGCACATGATCCAGCAACAACCAAAGAAGGCGTAACCACTGGAGAAGCAGCTGATTTAGCCAAAGCTTTGCCGGCAAATTCCCCTGTTGACGTTATCGTTGCAGGTGACAATCATGCTTTAGCTAACGGTGAAGTGAATGGAAAATTGATCGTTCAGGCTTATTCTTACGGTACGGCATTTGAAGATATTAAGTTGATGATTGACCCTGCTACGGGGGATGTAACCGAAAAATCAGCTGCAGTTACAACGACTCTTCAAGAGGGTGTAAAAGAAGACCCTGAATCTTTAGCTATTATTAAAAAGTCATTGGACAAGCATCCTGAACTTACGAAGCCAGTAGGTACAACAGATGGCTCTGTCACTCGCACAGATGCTTATAATAACGAAGCGCCTCTAGGCAACCTCATTGCAGATGCAATGCGTCAAGCAGACTTTGGCGATAAAGCAAGCGCTGCTGACTTTGCATTTATGAACCCAGGGGGTATTCGTGCGGATCTGCCACAAGGAGATGTGACCTTTGCTGATCTTGCTAAAATCCAACCCTTTGGCAATACTTTGGTAAAACTAGAGCTGACTGGTGGACAAATTCAAACCTTGTTGGAGCAACAATGGGGTACAAACGCGGACGGTACACCAAACACAAAAACACTACAAATCTCTGGCTTGAAGTACACTGCAGATTTCAATAAGCCAGTTGCAGAACGTGTGACTAGTCTTAGTCTTGAAGATGGTACACCTATTGATCCTGGAAAAACATATACGGCTGTAGTTAACAACTTTATGGCAGCAGGTGGAGATAACTATACAGTGCTAGTGGATGCTAAATCATCCTTAGCAGGTCCTATCGATCTGGATGTATTCTACCAGTACATTGTAGATACGTTTAAAGGTGGGGCTATTCAAGCTAAAACAGAAGGTCGTATCACGAATCTAGCTGCATCTACAGAGCAAACAGAAACACCTGTAACGACAGAATTCATTTCCCGTGCTGAATTTGTAAGTGCTCTAGTTGACATGTTGAAACTAAACGAAGTAGCTACAGCACCTGCATTCAAGGATATTGCTGCTGACGCTGCATATGCAGATTCAATCGCTGAAGCTGCTCATGCCGGATTCATTCAAGGCTACGGTGGTAACTTCAATCCTGATCGTGATATCACTCGTGAAGAAGCTGCGACCATTCTAGCTAAATTGTTGAACGATAAAGCTTCTGATAAAAATGCTGCTACGATCATTGCAGGTTTTGGAGATGGAAAAATCGTTTCTGCCTATGCGGTTAAATCTATGGCAAAACTGATTGACAAAGGTATCCTTAGTGCAGCAGAGAAAAATCTGCTTCAACCTAAACAAGGTCTTTCTAAAGACGCTGCAAAAGCTTTAATTCAAAAAGCTGTTGCAGCAAAGGCTTCATAA
- a CDS encoding helix-turn-helix domain-containing protein, giving the protein MKKRSSTVCPIVYALDIWGDPWSLVILRDVLIHNKRYYREFLASREHISTNILSARLQSLVEAGLLVKIEGDTNRAQTMYRPTQKALDLFPVVFAIMHWGLKYNPNTDMTIPIMQELTTNEKGLELRLLQNFDDITS; this is encoded by the coding sequence ATGAAAAAGCGATCTTCCACAGTTTGTCCAATCGTATATGCGCTCGACATATGGGGTGATCCCTGGAGCCTAGTCATACTTCGTGACGTCCTTATCCATAACAAGCGGTATTACCGCGAGTTTCTTGCTTCACGCGAGCACATCTCAACTAATATTTTGAGTGCACGGCTCCAATCACTCGTTGAGGCAGGCCTGCTCGTCAAGATAGAAGGAGATACAAACCGCGCACAAACCATGTACCGACCAACACAAAAGGCACTTGACCTGTTTCCGGTCGTTTTTGCCATTATGCACTGGGGCCTGAAATACAACCCCAATACCGATATGACTATTCCGATTATGCAAGAACTAACAACAAACGAAAAAGGGCTGGAGCTGCGCCTTTTGCAGAATTTCGACGATATTACATCATAA
- a CDS encoding SRPBCC domain-containing protein translates to MNQSYSTFFKVDQSPEEVYAAINNVRGWWSEEIEGTTDELGEFKYHHQDIHRCTIQITELVPGKKVVWHIADNYFNFVKDKSEWTDTDIVFEIAKKDGKTEVRFTHVGLVPAYECYAVCTDSWGIYISGSLRDLITKGKGQPNQSEQIANKHGIENS, encoded by the coding sequence ATGAATCAAAGTTACAGCACTTTTTTCAAGGTAGACCAGAGCCCTGAAGAGGTATATGCCGCTATTAATAATGTCCGCGGATGGTGGTCAGAGGAAATAGAGGGCACCACTGACGAACTCGGTGAATTTAAGTACCACCACCAAGATATTCACCGCTGCACCATCCAAATCACCGAGCTTGTTCCAGGTAAAAAGGTTGTTTGGCACATTGCAGACAACTACTTTAACTTCGTAAAGGACAAGAGCGAGTGGACGGATACCGACATTGTCTTTGAAATCGCCAAGAAGGACGGCAAAACAGAAGTTCGATTTACGCACGTAGGCCTCGTTCCCGCGTATGAGTGTTACGCCGTCTGTACGGACTCCTGGGGCATCTACATAAGCGGCAGCCTTCGCGACTTGATCACCAAGGGTAAGGGCCAGCCCAACCAAAGCGAACAAATTGCAAACAAACACGGTATAGAGAACTCTTAG